The bacterium genomic sequence ACGCTTCAAGACTTTGTTCAAATACATTTTGGGGGCTGCCGAATTCCTTCAACAGCAGCCGGTATTTGATCGGCCCCACCCTGGGAACTCCTTTGAGCCTTAGCCACCAAAGTAATTCATCAGAATTCATCATACTCAACATCGCTGCTTTGTTTGAGGGCGGCCTTTACGGCTTTGCGCAATTGCTGCAGGCTGGCGCCGGCATCGGCCTGGGGATCATCCTCTGTGCCGCCGGAGGACAAAGGTTCCTTATCCTGGATCCGGGATAGTTCTTGGGGCTGGTTATGAAGCTCTTTTTTCAAATAACCCAGATAATGCTCCCGCTGTGATCCCGGCAGGCCCTCAGCCTGTTCCCATAGTATTTCGGGATCGGTCCGGTGTATTATGGCCTTTAAGGCCTTTTGGGCCTCCTCCGCCACGCTTTTGTTGCTGTCGTCAAGCAGCAGGAACAAGGGGGCCGCCGCCCGGTGATCCCCGGTTGAATACAGCACCTGGGCCAGGGCCGCCCGGGTGTACCAGACCCCGGAGGTCAGGTGCCGCAGGATGGGCACGATGGCCT encodes the following:
- a CDS encoding HEAT repeat domain-containing protein — protein: MNDPRVTEAVELLKSRDLKKRITALDLAQHLEGREALALLLKALHDQSWTLRDHAIPKIIAKGPQAIVPILRHLTSGVWYTRAALAQVLYSTGDHRAAAPLFLLLDDSNKSVAEEAQKALKAIIHRTDPEILWEQAEGLPGSQREHYLGYLKKELHNQPQELSRIQDKEPLSSGGTEDDPQADAGASLQQLRKAVKAALKQSSDVEYDEF